From the Teredinibacter turnerae T7901 genome, one window contains:
- a CDS encoding RDD family protein — MTTPTTNPTPTSEISVTQQGASLWRRLIALVYDSFLLGALTMAYGAVVTIVLLIVQGDTTAGEYRPMITTHWGNALFLVGLILTLAGFYVFFWCRAGQTAGMRAWRLQLVKREALPETVSPSLKQATLRAFLAPFSLLFVGAGYWWQFFDEQSDCLHDRWSDTRVILTPPRKKLRHS, encoded by the coding sequence ATGACCACACCGACCACCAACCCCACCCCGACTTCAGAGATTTCCGTTACACAACAAGGCGCGAGCCTGTGGCGACGCCTTATTGCACTGGTTTACGACAGTTTCTTGCTGGGTGCACTCACCATGGCGTACGGCGCGGTAGTTACTATTGTGTTGCTGATTGTTCAGGGCGACACCACGGCGGGGGAGTACCGCCCAATGATTACCACACATTGGGGCAATGCACTCTTTCTCGTGGGCCTGATACTGACACTCGCTGGCTTTTATGTATTCTTCTGGTGCCGCGCCGGGCAAACCGCAGGTATGCGCGCGTGGCGACTGCAGCTCGTGAAGCGCGAGGCACTGCCGGAGACAGTGTCACCAAGCCTCAAGCAAGCCACCCTGCGTGCTTTTCTCGCCCCATTTTCACTACTATTTGTGGGCGCAGGTTATTGGTGGCAATTTTTTGATGAACAAAGCGACTGCTTGCACGATCGCTGGAGTGATACTCGGGTAATACTAACGCCGCCTCGCAAAAAGCTGCGGCATAGCTAA
- the lptG gene encoding LPS export ABC transporter permease LptG, which yields MRKLQRYIAAQVWGSVMGVLLVIVSLDAIADLVDQLSQLKGDYTFLEALFYVVLYIPSSVCDYLPLAALVGCLIGLGLLANSSELVVMRAAGVSVRQLIWSVMRPVLLFIIVGALVGEYVSPYTDQYADSRRDLLQGHERALQSERGLWFREGSEYMHFNAVLPNGRLYGITRYKFADGGRLEQASFIRSAIYQGDHWVEQGGEITQFDAEDKVDREEFISRNWYTEISPSLLNVLVLDPDELPMQRLYAYANYQEKQNIDSSEYRLAFWQKALQPLATLSLVMIAISFIFGPLRQTTMGFRVFIGVIVGLVFQTSQKLFGPMSIIMGFSPMFAVLIPIAFCFAFGWLLIKRSQ from the coding sequence ATGAGGAAGTTACAACGCTATATCGCCGCTCAGGTCTGGGGCTCCGTCATGGGCGTTTTGTTAGTCATTGTTTCGCTCGACGCCATTGCTGACCTGGTAGATCAGCTCAGCCAGCTCAAAGGTGATTACACGTTTTTGGAGGCGCTGTTCTATGTGGTGCTCTACATTCCATCCAGCGTGTGCGATTACCTGCCGTTGGCGGCGCTGGTAGGTTGTTTGATCGGCCTGGGGCTGCTCGCTAATTCCAGTGAACTTGTTGTGATGCGCGCGGCCGGCGTGTCGGTACGCCAGTTGATCTGGTCGGTGATGCGCCCAGTGTTGTTGTTCATTATTGTTGGCGCCTTGGTTGGCGAGTACGTCTCGCCTTATACCGATCAATATGCGGACAGCCGCCGCGACTTACTGCAGGGCCATGAACGCGCGCTCCAGAGTGAACGGGGTTTATGGTTTCGCGAGGGCAGCGAATACATGCACTTTAACGCGGTGCTGCCCAATGGGCGGTTGTATGGAATTACGCGTTACAAGTTTGCCGACGGAGGCAGGCTCGAGCAGGCAAGTTTTATTCGCTCCGCGATTTATCAGGGAGACCATTGGGTCGAGCAGGGCGGTGAGATTACCCAGTTCGATGCGGAGGACAAGGTCGACCGCGAAGAATTTATTTCGCGAAACTGGTACACCGAAATCTCCCCTAGCTTATTGAATGTGCTGGTGCTAGATCCAGATGAGTTGCCGATGCAGCGTTTATACGCGTATGCAAACTACCAGGAAAAACAAAATATCGATTCCAGTGAGTATCGCCTGGCCTTTTGGCAGAAAGCTTTGCAGCCGCTGGCAACCTTAAGTCTGGTGATGATCGCTATCTCGTTTATCTTCGGTCCACTGCGCCAAACTACCATGGGGTTTCGGGTATTTATTGGTGTGATCGTTGGCCTAGTATTTCAAACCAGCCAAAAACTCTTCGGCCCGATGTCGATTATTATGGGCTTTTCCCCCATGTTTGCCGTACTCATTCCGATTGCATTTTGCTTTGCTTTTGGCTGGTTGCTGATCAAGCGCTCACAGTAG
- the lptF gene encoding LPS export ABC transporter permease LptF — MIIFRYLAREVLSSMFAVSLVLLMIIISARFVNYLAEAAAGKLDAGVLLTLMAYRLPAYLELILPLGLFIGILMAYGRLYLDSEMTVLSACGLSQKRLVGYTLAASLVVAMLVGLFSLYLGPQGVKASEALLAEQRNRTDFETLKPSRFHTLDQGAGTSYAESISEDKKQLRGVFMAKVSPIDPADDLDKVTHQEADLTVLTAESGETVIDPQSGQKYLLLKNGRRYVGTPGTQNYQVVEFGNFSQLLPEPDYAVKPKRFTDGLTTFKLLQAKTREASAALQWRFSMPVLVMIVGLLAVPLSKTQPRQGRYAKMLPAIILYMVYLVCVNAARGLIEKGNEPVPGMLWLVHLLFFTVALFLLVDKRRLFGARRRAGAAA, encoded by the coding sequence TTGATTATTTTCCGCTATCTCGCCCGCGAAGTACTGAGCAGTATGTTTGCTGTCAGCCTGGTACTACTGATGATTATCATCAGCGCACGTTTCGTAAATTATCTTGCCGAAGCTGCGGCGGGTAAACTCGACGCCGGTGTTCTGCTCACACTCATGGCGTACAGACTCCCCGCGTATTTGGAGTTGATACTGCCCCTGGGTCTTTTTATCGGCATTCTCATGGCTTATGGTCGTTTGTACCTCGACAGCGAAATGACGGTATTGTCCGCGTGTGGCTTGAGTCAGAAGCGGTTGGTAGGTTATACCTTGGCCGCATCACTGGTGGTTGCGATGTTGGTAGGCCTGTTTAGTCTGTATCTGGGGCCACAGGGGGTGAAGGCTTCCGAAGCGCTGTTGGCAGAACAGCGCAACCGCACAGATTTTGAAACTCTCAAGCCCTCGCGATTTCACACCCTGGATCAAGGCGCCGGTACCAGCTACGCCGAATCCATCAGCGAGGACAAAAAACAACTGCGCGGGGTTTTTATGGCGAAGGTATCGCCAATTGACCCTGCAGACGATCTCGACAAGGTTACGCATCAAGAGGCCGACCTCACGGTTCTTACCGCCGAATCCGGCGAAACCGTGATAGACCCGCAGTCCGGGCAAAAATATTTGCTGCTCAAAAACGGACGTCGATACGTAGGCACGCCGGGCACCCAGAATTATCAAGTAGTGGAATTTGGCAATTTCTCGCAATTGCTGCCGGAACCGGATTACGCCGTTAAGCCCAAGCGGTTTACCGATGGCTTAACCACATTCAAGTTACTCCAGGCGAAAACCCGAGAAGCCAGTGCAGCCCTGCAGTGGCGGTTCTCTATGCCAGTGCTGGTGATGATTGTGGGTTTGCTCGCCGTACCGCTCAGCAAGACGCAGCCGCGTCAGGGTCGATACGCGAAAATGCTGCCGGCAATTATTTTGTACATGGTGTACCTGGTTTGCGTAAATGCAGCGCGAGGCCTGATCGAAAAAGGCAATGAGCCGGTTCCGGGTATGTTGTGGCTCGTACATTTGCTGTTTTTTACGGTCGCGTTGTTTTTGTTAGTCGACAAACGCCGTTTATTCGGCGCTCGTCGTCGGGCGGGGGCTGCGGCATGA
- a CDS encoding leucyl aminopeptidase, which yields MKFLTQKTDALSRASGCSVVFALDNALLTTALALDDALGGVLSQVIKSGDLKAKPGQSCWIPVPAASGVKAARVLLVHLGETSEKKSKIASGSVISALQSAAAALSASPAKDTTVFIDDLFADGAPTIEHFGEPADASWVAEQMAKLFVTASYRYTETFSKPEPAPALGKVTYASDDATRTRAVKSALLKGAAIGEGMNLTRQLGNLPGNICTPAYLVEQAKQLAAACPKLTTKSLNEKQIEKLGMGAFHSVAKGSDLDAQLIIMEYKGAGGAKSQPHVLVGKGITFDTGGISLKPGANMDEMKFDMGGAASVFGAMKALIEMDAKVHVIGVIAAAENMPSGRASKPGDIVTSMSGQTIEILNTDAEGRLVLCDTLTYVERFKPKSVVDIATLTGACVIALGNHATGLYSNEQALADKLLAAGVGANDRAWQMPLWDDYQKQLDSNFADMANIGGPAGGSVTAACFLSRFTKSYPWAHLDIAGTAWQSGAKKGSTGRPVSLLVNYLLNA from the coding sequence ATGAAATTTCTTACGCAAAAAACCGACGCTTTATCTCGTGCCTCGGGATGTTCTGTTGTTTTCGCTCTCGATAACGCTCTGCTCACTACCGCACTCGCCCTGGATGATGCTTTGGGCGGCGTTCTGTCCCAGGTTATTAAAAGTGGTGATCTAAAAGCCAAGCCCGGGCAGTCGTGTTGGATACCTGTGCCAGCGGCTAGCGGCGTGAAAGCCGCCCGCGTACTTCTGGTTCACCTCGGAGAAACCAGCGAGAAGAAAAGTAAGATCGCCAGTGGCAGCGTAATTTCCGCGCTTCAATCAGCGGCGGCAGCGCTTTCTGCCTCACCCGCCAAAGATACGACAGTATTTATCGACGATTTGTTCGCAGACGGTGCGCCAACTATCGAACATTTCGGTGAGCCCGCAGATGCAAGCTGGGTTGCAGAGCAGATGGCGAAACTGTTTGTCACCGCCAGCTACCGATATACCGAAACGTTCAGCAAACCTGAACCGGCGCCTGCGCTGGGTAAAGTGACCTATGCAAGCGACGACGCGACCCGCACTCGCGCGGTTAAATCTGCACTGTTAAAAGGTGCCGCCATAGGCGAAGGGATGAACCTGACTCGCCAACTGGGCAACCTGCCCGGCAATATTTGCACCCCTGCCTACCTGGTTGAACAAGCGAAACAACTGGCCGCCGCATGCCCTAAGCTCACCACCAAAAGCCTTAACGAAAAACAAATCGAGAAGCTTGGCATGGGCGCTTTTCATTCTGTTGCCAAAGGCAGCGACCTGGATGCGCAGTTGATTATTATGGAGTACAAAGGCGCTGGTGGTGCGAAAAGCCAGCCCCATGTCTTGGTCGGCAAAGGGATCACCTTTGATACGGGTGGTATCAGTCTCAAGCCCGGTGCCAATATGGACGAAATGAAATTCGATATGGGTGGTGCCGCCAGTGTGTTCGGTGCAATGAAAGCGCTGATTGAGATGGATGCCAAAGTGCACGTTATCGGCGTCATCGCAGCAGCGGAGAACATGCCGAGCGGACGCGCCTCCAAACCTGGCGATATCGTTACTTCCATGTCCGGGCAAACAATCGAAATTCTCAACACCGACGCCGAAGGCCGCTTGGTACTGTGCGACACCCTCACCTACGTTGAGCGCTTCAAGCCAAAATCGGTTGTGGATATCGCCACGCTGACAGGCGCTTGCGTCATCGCGCTCGGCAATCACGCGACCGGGCTCTACAGTAACGAACAGGCGCTCGCCGACAAGTTACTGGCTGCCGGCGTAGGTGCGAATGACCGCGCGTGGCAGATGCCGTTGTGGGACGACTACCAGAAGCAACTCGACAGCAATTTTGCGGATATGGCAAATATTGGTGGCCCCGCCGGCGGCAGCGTTACCGCAGCCTGTTTTCTGTCTCGCTTCACCAAAAGCTACCCATGGGCGCATCTCGATATTGCAGGTACCGCGTGGCAATCAGGCGCGAAAAAAGGGTCCACTGGTCGCCCGGTGAGCCTGTTGGTCAATTACCTGCTGAACGCATAA
- a CDS encoding DNA polymerase III subunit chi, with translation MTRVTFYVLAQGAVSDRHQFACRLTEKAVNQGSKVMIATNDASETKVLDELLWQFRAESFVPHHTYGDTLESPVLLSHDGDDIQQHDLLINLRRNIPGAFSRFARLVEIVIQDPADKQLSRKHFTYFKERGYEIETHNIG, from the coding sequence ATGACACGTGTCACCTTCTACGTGCTTGCCCAAGGTGCTGTTAGCGACAGGCATCAATTTGCCTGTCGCCTAACGGAGAAAGCGGTTAATCAAGGCAGTAAAGTTATGATCGCCACCAACGATGCAAGTGAAACGAAAGTGCTCGATGAACTGCTATGGCAGTTTCGCGCTGAGTCGTTTGTGCCCCATCACACTTACGGTGATACGCTGGAGTCCCCCGTGCTATTGAGCCACGACGGTGATGATATTCAGCAGCATGACTTGCTGATTAATCTGCGACGCAATATTCCCGGCGCATTTAGCCGCTTCGCCAGGCTCGTGGAGATCGTCATTCAAGACCCCGCCGACAAACAGCTTTCTCGCAAGCACTTTACCTACTTCAAAGAACGGGGTTATGAAATCGAAACCCACAACATAGGTTAG